The proteins below are encoded in one region of Populus alba chromosome 2, ASM523922v2, whole genome shotgun sequence:
- the LOC118028088 gene encoding probable galacturonosyltransferase-like 1 has translation MLMPRLIHKLTLLFLFLSLTTATITQQFKEAPQFYNSPDCHSIDQDGRDSDSESDGDKTIFCSGHAVHVAMTLDTAYIRGSMAAVLSVLQHTSCPQNIAFHFVASASANTSLLRATISSSFPYLNFRVYTFDDSSVSRLISTSIRSALDCPLNYARSYLANIIPLCVRRVVYLDSDLVLVDDIAKLAATPLGEQSVLAAPEYCNANFTSYFTPTFWSNPSLSLTFADRKPCYFNTGVMVIDLDRWREGDYTTKIEEWMELQKRIRIYELGSLPPFMLVFAGDIVPVDHRWNQHGLGGDNFKGLCRDLHPGPASLLHWSGKGKPWARLDANRPCPLDALWAPYDLLQTPFALDC, from the coding sequence ATGCTTATGCCTAGACTGATCCACAAACTCACACTACTCTTCCTCTTTCTCTCGCTAACCACTGCTACTATCACTCAACAATTCAAAGAAGCCCCCCAGTTTTACAACTCCCCTGATTGCCATTCAATTGACCAAGATGGAAGAGACTCCGACTCAGAATCAGATGGTGATAAAACCATCTTCTGCTCCGGGCACGCCGTCCACGTGGCAATGACATTAGACACAGCCTACATCCGCGGATCCATGGCAGCAGTTCTCTCAGTTTTGCAACACACTTCCTGTCCCCAAAACATAGCTTTCCATTTCGTCGCCTCTGCCTCAGCGAACACGTCACTCTTACGCGCCACCATCTCATCCTCCTTCCCTTACCTCAATTTCCGTGTCTATACTTTCGACGATTCGTCGGTGTCGAGACTCATCTCTACATCAATCCGTTCAGCTCTCGATTGCCCTCTGAATTACGCTCGCAGCTACTTAGCCAATATCATACCTCTGTGCGTCCGACGAGTTGTATACCTTGACTCGGACCTGGTTCTTGTCGATGACATTGCCAAGCTAGCAGCTACCCCGCTTGGTGAACAATCAGTTCTTGCAGCACCTGAATACTGCAATGCAAATTTCACTTCATATTTCACTCCGACTTTCTGGTCCAATCCTTCTTTATCACTAACATTCGCGGATAGAAAACCTTGCTACTTTAACACTGGTGTCATGGTAATCGATCTTGATCGATGGAGGGAAGGAGATTATACAACAAAGATTGAAGAATGGATGGAACTACAGAAGAGAATAAGAATTTACGAGTTGGGTTCACTGCCACCATTCATGCTAGTTTTTGCAGGCGATATAGTGCCAGTTGATCACCGCTGGAATCAACATGGGCTTGGTGGGGATAATTTCAAAGGACTTTGTAGAGATTTGCATCCCGGTCCTGCTAGTCTTTTACATTGGAGTGGTAAAGGGAAGCCATGGGCTAGACTTGACGCGAATCGGCCATGTCCTTTGGATGCTCTTTGGGCACCTTATGATCTCTTGCAGACTCCATTTGCCTTGGATTGTTGA